In the genome of Pseudorca crassidens isolate mPseCra1 chromosome 14, mPseCra1.hap1, whole genome shotgun sequence, one region contains:
- the KRTCAP3 gene encoding keratinocyte-associated protein 3, whose protein sequence is MKCRCRLCVFDAARGPRRLMHVGLALLLVGHVNLLLGAVLHGTVLRHVANPRGAVTSEYTTANVISVGSGLLSVSVGLVALLASRNLLRPRLHWALLALALVNLLLSAACSLGLLLAVSFTVANGGRRLIADCHPGLLDPLLPLDQGSGHNDCPFDPTRIYDTALALWIPSLLMSVAEAALSGYCCVAALTLRGVGPCRKEGLQEQLEELTELELPKCKRQENEHLLDQT, encoded by the exons ATGAAGTGCCGCTGCCGCCTCTGCGTTTTCG ACGCGGCCAGGGGGCCCCGGCGGCTCATGCACGTGGGCCTGGCGCTGTTGCTGGTGGGCCACGTGAACCTGCTGCTGGGGGCCGTGCTGCATGGCACCGTCCTGCGGCACGTGGCCAATCCCCGCGGCGCCGTCACCTCGGAGTACACCACCGCCAATGTCATCTCCGTGGGCTCCGGGCTGCTG AGCGTTTCCGTGGGACTTGTGGCCCTTTTGGCATCCAGGAACCTTCTTCGCCCACGACTG CACTGGGCCCTGCTGGCACTAGCTCTGGTGAACCTTCTCTTGTCTGCTGCCTGCTCCCTGGGCCTCCTCCTTGCTGTGTCATTCACTGTGGCCAACGGCGGCCGCCGTCTTATTGCTGACTGCCATCCAGGACTGCTGGATCCTTTGTTACCACTGGACCAGGGGTCTGGACACAATGACTGCCCCTTTGACCCCACAAGAATCTAT GATACAGCCTTGGCTCTCTGGATCCCTTCTTTGCTCATGTCTGTAGCTGAGGCTGCTCTATCTGGTTACTGCTGTGTGGCTGCGCTCACCCTACGTGGGGTTGGGCCCTGTAGGAAGGAAGGGCTACAGGAGCAG CTGGAGGAACTGACAGAGCTTGAACTTCCTAAATGTAAGAGGCAGGAAAATGAGCACCTACTGGATCAAACTTGA